In Helianthus annuus cultivar XRQ/B chromosome 9, HanXRQr2.0-SUNRISE, whole genome shotgun sequence, the following are encoded in one genomic region:
- the LOC110877474 gene encoding zerumbone synthase — translation MVRNSYIRSSSSTILVSTKYTTTFHKFSSMANEMIATQPIPRLAGKVAIITGGARGIGEAIARLFVKHGAKVVIADILDDLGQKVCENIGHETASFVHCDVCIESDMEKVVNFTMDKYGKLDIMINNAAIAGALKFSILDNQVADFERVMSVNVTGVFLGTKHAARVMIPAHGGSIVTIGSIASSVGGNTSHAYASSKHAIVGLTKNVAAELGEFGIRVNCVSPHLVVTPATVPIIEKYPDLYTDVYSNLKGAVLREEDVAEATLFLAGDESKYISGHNLALDGGFSVINPSFGLFSSRFRGT, via the exons ATGGTAAGGAACTCCTATATAAGAAGTAGCAGCTCTACAATCTTGGTATCCACAAAATACACAACTACTTTCCATAAATTCTCTTCAATGGCAAATGAAATGATAGCCACACAACCCATCCCAAG ATTGGCAGGGAAGGTAGCAATTATTACAGGTGGAGCTAGAGGTATAGGTGAGGCCATTGCAAGACTGTTCGTTAAACATGGAGCCAAAGTGGTGATTGCGGACATCTTGGATGATTTGGGTCAAAAAGTTTGTGAGAATATCGGCCATGAAACGGCTTCTTTTGTGCACTGTGATGTGTGCATTGAATCAGATATGGAAAAGGTTGTGAACTTCACCATGGACAAATATGGTAAACTAGATATTATGATAAATAATGCTGCCATTGCAGGTGCCCTAAAGTTTAGTATCCTTGATAACCAAGTAGCCGATTTTGAACGAGTGATGAGTGTCAATGTAACCGGTGTGTTCTTGGGGACCAAACACGCTGCTCGTGTGATGATTCCGGCTCATGGTGGGAGCATAGTTACGATTGGAAGTATAGCTTCTAGTGTTGGAGGTAACACTTCTCATGCATATGCTAGTTCCAAACATGCTATTGTTGGACTCACTAAGAATGTTGCTGCTGAGCTTGGAGAGTTCGGGATTCGTGTCAACTGCGTGTCGCCGCACTTGGTCGTTACACCGGCGACAGTGCCTATTATCGAGAAATATCCGGATTTGTATACGGATGTGTACTCGAATTTAAAAGGCGCCGTGCTTCGTGAAGAAGATGTGGCAGAGGCGACCCTTTTTCTAGCTGGTGATGAATCTAAGTATATAAGTGGGCATAACCTGGCTTTGGATGGAGGGTTTAGTGTGATCAATCCATCGTTTGGTCTTTTTTCGTCACGATTTAGGGGCACTTAG